The genomic stretch CTGGCAAACTGCACCTAGACTAGTTCATGTGTTTGCCACCGAAAAAGTCTTGTTCCATAGTATCTTATCCAGAGAAGTTTTACTTATACGAATAAAACTTATAAATCAACACAAacaaagaaaggaaaagaaagagATACCATGATATTGAACTCATTAAAGTCACAATGTATCAGTCCATGCTCCGCCAAACGAACGATAAGACCAAGAATTGTGTCAAAAACATCATCTGGATTTTGTAACTCTTTCACTTGAACACTACAGAGCATAAAGCAACTTGTATCAGGGTCTGCTTCACAGAACATACTATTCAACTAATATGAATCCACAGTTTTACAGTTGACATATTATGCTTACAGAGGATATCCCTGCACAAGTGACATGATCACACAATGCCGATTGCAATCCACAGCAGTTGGAACAGGGAAACCATGGTCCCCTAAAGCCTGGAGATATAAGCagtcaaggattaaccaaacAAAAAGGAAAGTGAAAAGAGCACATAGCTCAGATATGCTTAAAAGAAATAAAATGAGGAAAAAAGACCTTCATAAAGGCAAATTCCTTCAAGGCTGCAAGTCGTGAGAGGTACAGCCAATTAAAGCTCCTTCGGTGCCTTAGATAGTCACGCTTAGATTTCACAGCCCTAAAAGATGTTCTGCCCAACCTATGAAGCTTCATGGCGAGTACTGTACCATCCTCTGTGGCGACCTCAAATATATCTGCATATCACAGAGATATTAGAAACAACTTCATGTGTCTTTGCCGCATCACAAAACAAAGAACAAACACTATAAACACAACATACCAGACTCCTTTCCAACACCGATCTGACGGCCAACTGAAGCAAAAACTCCTCGATTAACTAAAGTCTTGATGGCAAGGAAGTCATATCCTAGATAGGTGAGCCGATATCCATCATCTGTATGGAACGGAACCAATAAAGCAATAAAGACTTGGAGCTAAGTGCTACTGCACTAGCAACCCAAAATTCTATAATCATGATTAACTGTCAATGACTCACATTTAGTTGCATCATGATGCACTAGCTTGTTCTTCAAAAGATTCCTCAGCACTTTGTATGTGCCTCCATGCCTAAATTGATAAAGCATAAGAACATATTCCACTGAGACAGAGTACAAATTCTTTCCACTCAACAAACAATAGCTTCATTTGACATTTGTTTAAATGGTTAGACCAAGAATAAACATCACTAAGAGTAACATTAGCTGCACCGAAGCCTACATGTTTTCAGATTAATTGTTTTCAGCATATTGATGTTTATACAAAACAAATAGAAAACATATCGATAAGCAGAAAGAtggagattttatgctactctGTGCACCACAAGGTGGAATGGCAAACCAGAACCAAAGAAATTGCATACTGTGCAAGTTCCAAACACCCCAGTACTACCTCCAATCAACATACTAAAATTGCAATTAAATCCCCCCAAAAAATGATTTGGATAACATACAACCAATTAACATCTAAAACTAGTAACCACAAGCATATCCTCAGCATAACCACAGATTGCAGGAATGTGAACAAAACAAAATCTTACTTCAGTCCGGCAATCCTGTCGACAAGTTCTGCTGGAACAATCTCGTGCTGTGACAAgtccaaagaaaaaaaaactaacttAAGTCGCAGAAACCGGCGAGTTAATATGTAATGAAATGTGAGGTCGAGGTGCAGAGTATTGGGGATCTTACGTTGCGCATGCCCATCTCGACAGCGGTGAGGACGCGGAAGTCATCCTTAGAGAGGTAGCGAAGGGCGTTCACATCAAGCTTCATGGTGTCCTCTTGCTGGCTGCTGCAGCCAGGGCAGACCACCcgatgatttttgcaaaaagttCAAAGTAAGCAAGCATAAAATAGCCAAATAACTTTAAGTTGGGGTTTGGGTGCTCTTATTTCACACAGAAGGCAGGGAGTAGAAGGGATGGTAATACCCAGTGGCGGAGCTCGCCAATTTAAGTCTATGGTCACTATCCAAGCATATTTATCATCAGTATTGGGTAAATATACCACTGGTACGGGATCTAATACCAATAGATAACAAAACTAGCTCATAAATGCATAGATTTAGATGATATTTGATTTCATACTTAAATCCACAACATAACTAATACTAACTAATGGTTGGGTAATTGGCATAGTAGCAATTGAAAAAAGGATTTTAATGTCTCGATCAAGTCTACAAAAACTGGCGTAATCAATTAACTCATTCGGCCACCTGCTTGGCAAGGAACAGAGACAACACAGTCGGTACAAAAACCTTAAAATTTGAGAATGGGGATGGGAATTACCAATAGTCCAATAATACCAAGCCTCAGCCGGTACTCTTCTATTGCAAatttgcaatcggcaactgCAAGGAACAGAGGCAAATCACCCAAACAGGCAACACAGAGCCGCCTGCTTGGCAGCCTGGCTGCGGTGTGCGTGCGGCCTGCAGACTGCTGCTGACCCACGCGGCCACCGGGAGCCAAGATGCTGGCCTGCGACAGCCACTTCTGCCACTGCCGCTGCACAGGGTCACCGCACCCGCTCGGGCAGTGCAGCTACGGCGTGCGCCCTGCGGACCTAAAACCTAGTGAGTGATCGTCTCCGCCTCGACGGTGACGAGACAGAAAAGGCCTCGGCACCTGGCGtcgggcggcagcggcggcggcggcggcggtagccCACCCAGTCGTCGCAGAGAGGGACCGAGACAGCGGACGCGGGGTGAAGTGAACGGATGCAGCGGACGGCGGTTGCCCAGTCCGGGCCTCCAGGGTTGTCCAGCCCATGCGGAGCGCGCCCGAACGGCGAACGGGCCTTCTGCTGGGCCGTTTTTTTTTATCCCATTGgttttatcattttttttcttatttctttctttctctcttttcattttttttgttaTTACTCTTCTTGATTAATATATTTTAAACCAATGTTCCACTTATTTTTTGTTATGGACACTTTCCACTAGCATCTTCACTATTCCTTAGGGCCGTGATCATACATTCATATGTAACCCAGTGTCTCTTGGTATAAGGCGAGATAGGAGTTCATCTTTCACGCACTAGCTACAAACACCCATTTCTCACACACTTTAACTTCTACTTTCTCAAACTCTCTCACGTCTAGTGGAAGTTGGAACCTCTCCCGCAAACTTGAGCTCTGGGTGCTCAGGATTACGACTAGGCGTACGACTTGTTGGCTGAACCAGTATCAATTTTTACAGGCAATGCTAAGTTACAGACTTCACCTCTGAGGATGTAGTATTTCAAATTAAACTGAGCCATTATTTtttcacatttcatgattacttAATAAATTAAAAATTCCTGCATCCCCCTAATGGGACGCAGATTCAATGACTTACCTGAAGCAAGTCACGTTGTAATTTACGGGCCGGCATCCAACGTCGAAACAACATCCGACGGCTTAAAAACAATTTGCTTCATTTTTCGCGCCGAGTTCCCCAGACCCCACGCCCACTGCAGCGCCCAGCCCGCCGGTCATCCGCACCGCGCTGCCGCGGCCAACTACCGCACCGTGGCCCAAGGCCTATACCACGTGCAGCCCTCCGGCACCGTGCGCCGCGCCACCACCGCCATGCATCCCATGACTCGCTGCCATTCCCACCTCCATGTCCAAGAACACGAGCGCGTCGTAGGCGGGTGCGCACCAGCAGAGTGAGCAAGGCAGGGGTGACATGGTGGAGTTTCAGAGACATGACCTAGGGGGCGTGGAAGGGAAGTAGCACAGCGGAGGCGGCCTCAACATCTCGTGGCCAGCAAAATGTTAAAGAAGCAAGCACGACACGCTGACTGACGACAATGACCATCAATCTCACCATCTGCATGAGCAATACTAGATCACGCACGTCGGAGTCATGACTGCAGCAGCGGCCAGGCCTGCTCTTCCTGATACTCGTCGTTGTAATGATGTAATCCACCGAACCAACGCGGAGGGTAACATGGCGAGCGGCCGCCCGGCGTGGGCTCAGGGCGCGGGGAGCCGGGGAGCGAGCGGCTACAGCATGCGGCCAGCGAGCGAGGTCGTCGAAGTGGGTTGGACGGTGAGTGGTGGCCATCGTGGACACGGGATGCGGCGAGCGCATGCCGCCATCACAGATGGCGGCGCGGCGACCGAGCAGCCGTCGAGGGCATGGCATGCGGCACTAGGGATGACGGAGGGAGGCGGCGCAGAAGGGCAGCTGCGGCTAAGGCGTGTTTACCAGCGGACAGAGAAAGGTTGTCGCCTCTCTTTCACGTGATCGAATCGCTGATGGCCCTTGGATTTTCTTTGCACAGTGGATATGATAGGGTAAGTTACGACGTGACTTGCTAGAAGTAAATCACTGGATCTGCGTCCCCCCTAATGATGGGAGGGAAAGACATGCATGTCAATTTCCACAGCAGAAGGCCTGTTCGCCGTTCATATTGTATTATTTTATTAAGTTATTCCTAACTGTCCAATCAAAATAAATGAACGGTCTATAGTTATTGGGAGGTACCGCCACAAAGTCTTGTTATAGCGTTGATAAAATTCAAGAAAATTTAAATTAACTCATAGTGACCGTAGAAATTGATATGTCTTGGcagaggctttgtttagatctaaaaagttttttgattttgacgatgtagcatttttgtttttatttgacaaatattatccaatcattgagtaactaagcttaaaagattcatctcgcgatttatataaaaaatgtgcaaaagtttttgtttttatctatatttaatgcttcatgcatatgtcgcaagatttgggcattgtttagttcctaaaaaaatttgtaaaatttttcagattccccgtcacatcaaatctatagacgcatgcatgaagtattaaatatagacgaaaataaaaactaattacacagtttggtcggaattgacgagccgaatcttttgagtctagttagtacatgattgaataatatttgtcaaatacaaacgaaagtgatactattcctattttgcaaaaaaatttgatactaaacaaagccttgatgtgacggaaaattttcaaaattttttggtttttgggtgaactaaacaaagcccaggAGTCCTAAAATCAAATCCAATCCCTCCACCGCTCAGTCTCGGATGCATCATGcattcatgcatgcatgattatcagcaTCCATAAGTAGAAAGGGACATGATCCGGACGGGTACATACATGATCCTACTGCGACGACGGTAGGCAGGCAGTAGTACGTTGTCCTCATGCAGGGGGGACGAACGAACTCTCCAAACAGTGGAATGGAACACTGAACCTGCAGGCAGCCGCACGACGCCGAACCTGTCGGCCGGGCTCGCGGCACGCGAGGTTGATCTTGAGCAAGCCAGAAGGCGACCAACGACCACGCACCGGCATCCCACGCCGCCGAAAGACCCGACCGCAACGCAAACGCAACCCGCCGACGACCGACCCACTCCTGCCACCACCGTTCCTGAAATGCATGCAGTTCACTCGTGTTCATACCCCTGCGCTGCGCAAGGCAGATGCAGGTCACGTCTGCACCGCCCACATACAGCGCACCTGCACCGCCGGCACCCGGCCGAAAAGGCCGGCCAGGATCTCTCGGGCACGCCCTCGTGATCCCCAAGCCGATCTCCCTGTCCTCTCACACAACACAACCCTCGCCGTACGGCCACGATCGACGACCCACTGGCGTCTGACGGTTCATGGAATACGAGGTTCCGCGGTCAAAATGTGCTGCTTCGCCGAGCGGAGAAAACGCACATGCCCTGCTCGCTCCGCGTCGTTCAACGAACCTGCTGCGTCTGCGTCTGCGCCTCTGCGCCTGCTTAGCAACCAAGCAGCCGCCCGACTTGTATATTACCCGAGCTCCCGTTCTTTGGCACCCTTCCCTTCTTATTCTTGGACTAGCTAATCGCCTAATCTATCTACTGGTTTCCCTTCACCTGCTGATCGGAGACATCAACTGGCTGTCTGGAATCCTGAATGAGCTTTGTGGCCGGCAGCTCTGAGGCTGATCAACTCTGGTTCTTGATCCCGTCGGAACAAGCACGAGCTCACGCGGTACAGCCTCATCATCCGTTGGCCATGGACCGGAGGTCGTCGGCGAGGAGGAGAGGCGATCCTCACCCTCACCGCCGGGGCGCAATGCACGGTGCCGCCGAGCagcagaagcagcagcagcagcgcggcCGGCCGCAGGGAACGCGGGCGGCGCCGCCCGTGCCGCCGGGCTACTTCACGGCGGAGCTGGTGCTGGCGTTCCTGTTCGTGGCCGTGTCGCTGGCGTTCCTCCCGCTGGTCCTGCCGCcgctgtcgccgccgccgttcctgctgctgctggtgcccGTGGGACTGCTGGCCGTGCTCCTCGCGCTCGCGTTCGTGCCGCTCGACGCGCACAGCCACCTCGTCGTCGGCTCCTCCCGCTGATCTTCACATCCGTACGTGGAGAACAGGAGGAGGATTAGGCCGCCGTACATAGAATTGGGCTGGTTAGAATCAGATTAGTTTAGTGAGGATTGTTTTTTTTGGTTGATGGAGGTATATTATATTTTCTGTAAACTGATCAGATCGGGTGGATTGGAACCATCAACCATCATGGAACTTGATTATTTGATCCCATGCCAAATGCAGGAATGGACACCATGCATGTTGTTTCCTACTCGAACATATTCCATCCATTGAAACTTGAAAAGGTAACTCTGAGATAGTGAGAGAAAGTCGCTTTTTTAGCGTATCCTTCTTTAGAAAGAATCGAAACACTCCCACTGGCCGTGGTAGAATTTCGTCACATGATCACACCACCCCAAAACAGTTTTCGAGCACGGCAGCACGCACGCGTCTCACGTTTTGATTTTGGCCATGGGCCGGCGCGCGTGCCTTTTCCGGGCCGACCGTACGTTGCGATcgggaacggcggcg from Sorghum bicolor cultivar BTx623 chromosome 3, Sorghum_bicolor_NCBIv3, whole genome shotgun sequence encodes the following:
- the LOC110433771 gene encoding protein AUXIN-REGULATED GENE INVOLVED IN ORGAN SIZE-like yields the protein MDRRSSARRRGDPHPHRRGAMHGAAEQQKQQQQRGRPQGTRAAPPVPPGYFTAELVLAFLFVAVSLAFLPLVLPPLSPPPFLLLLVPVGLLAVLLALAFVPLDAHSHLVVGSSR